A stretch of the Gracilinanus agilis isolate LMUSP501 chromosome 4, AgileGrace, whole genome shotgun sequence genome encodes the following:
- the LOC123243759 gene encoding acyl-coenzyme A thioesterase 11-like: MLMAKDTWVLASEINKIKLYTLEDDKFLSFHMEMTVHTDTTQAFLLLSDLRRRPEWDKHYKSVELIQQVDEDDAIYHVISPVLAGAADGKPQDFVILASRRKPCDSGLQM; encoded by the exons ATGCTCATGGCCAAAGACACCTGGGTCCTCGCTTCCGAGATCAATAAG ATCAAACTCTACACCTTGGAGGATGACAAATTCCTGTCCTTCCACATGGAGATGACTGTCCATACGGATACAACTCAAGCCTTTCTCCTGCTCTCAGACCTGCGCCGGCGACCTGAGTGGGACAAGCACTATAA gagcGTGGAACTCATACAGCAGGTGGATGAAGACGACGCCATCTACCACGTCATCAGCCCCGTCCTGGCGGGCGCCGCTGACGGCAAGCCCCAGGACTTCGTCATCCTGGCCTCGAGGCGGAAGCCATGCGACAGTGG gCTCCAGATGTGA